The following proteins are encoded in a genomic region of Brachypodium distachyon strain Bd21 chromosome 1, Brachypodium_distachyon_v3.0, whole genome shotgun sequence:
- the LOC100822996 gene encoding uncharacterized protein LOC100822996, whose protein sequence is MAGCCVFFLRWPSTSPARLGYHSLDDEATAAAAGPSSSSPVTVVVGKERREFAVEQLVLDTYPFRVLLETVPRKEERRGGKALFLDVDAILFEHILWLACQRSSVSLLHLDLREIIDFYSQDA, encoded by the coding sequence atggccggctgctgcgtcttcttcctccggtgGCCATCAACTTCTCCCGCACGCCTCGGGTACCACTCCCTCGACGACgaggcaaccgccgccgccgcaggcccgtcgtcgtcgtccccggTGACGGTGGTGGTGGGGAAGGAGCGGCGGGAGTTCGcggtggagcagctggtgCTGGACACGTACCCGTTCCGGGTGCTCCTGGAGACGGtgccgaggaaggaggagcggAGGGGGGGCAAGGCGCTCTTCCTCGACGTCGACGCCATCCTCTTCGAGCACATCCTCTGGCTCGCCTGCCAGCGCTCATCCGTCTCGCTCCTCCACCTCGACCTCCGGGAGATCATCGACTTCTACTCCCAGGACGCCTGA